TTCACTATCAAATATTCGATGGCAATATTGTGGTTATAGTGAATTTGCACATGAAACCACATGCACTATGAAAAACTTAATGCGTAGAGATTTtgtatattttatcaaataatttACTTAATGCATAgagatttatatattttatcaaataatttttcgttttttttacTGCAGAGAGTGTTTGTAGCTATTGTCGTTTGTCTGCCTTAGGACTTTTCaggcaaaaaagaaacaaaacccaTTTTTCTAAATGTTTGTAGCTGGTTAGAGGTAATCTCTTGGAAATGAAAAGTATATAGTCTGCATCCTGCAAGATGAGCAATACAAAAGACTTGGAGTTGTAACTCTATACACCTACGTGACAATCATGCACAAGTGAAGTAGAGTAGTAAATTCTTTGAATCCTTTATCTTTTTGAGGAATCTGATATTCCTATACTTCAGGTCATTGATAATCTACGTCTTAAGCTCATTCGAGAACTAGTCCGGCTGGGTCTCAGATGGGCAGGTTCATCTCCATCAACTCTTGTGTGAAAGGAATTCTTTATCTTCATCCAACCAAATCCCCAACCTGCTACATTCTTTTGCTTGTTGCTTATTTTTTCATACTCTTGTTGTAGCTCTGAGTAGTCACTCTGCAACTCTGCCATTTGTGCCTTCACGCTCTCAAGTTCTGTCTTGAGGtttttaatttctctctctGTTGATAAATGATTTCCATCATGATCTGAGTCACTACTAGGTGCTTTCTCCTTCTCTTGCATCGCTGACCTCATCTTCACTTGCTCTGAGAACAGAACCTGCATATTCACTCAGAAATATTGTGATTACCACTCGGAACTGTTGACCCACTGCTTATATAAAGTAAAAGATATggagaaatataatattgtagTCTTCTTATATCTCTAGTTACTTCTTGGTTCTGACTGCCAACTATATAAGTAGTGAATGAAGACATTGTTCTCGTGTCATTTGTATTAGTATTACTACAATGGAATGTAAATATGACTTTTTTACTAGTATATCAGAAGGAGAATGCATGAAAGccttattataatattatcCAATATATGAGGAGTTGGGAATGGGACTCGGAAGATGTTTCTACAATCTgctttttgttgattttttttatgagAAACTATTGATTTTGTATTTAACCTTGTTTGAAGATTTGTTATGGTGTATATAGTATTCATGACCGATCATATTTCTGTGAAGAAACAAGAGCAGCTGGTTTTAATAAGCCATAATCCTTTTTGTCTACGACATTTGAGAGCCTATCTATATGTTCTGATTATTGTATCTGTTGAATGTCTGGTTTTTTTATGTTGAATGTCTGGGATCAAGTTCAACCTCATATTTTTTTCTGTATGTGGCACATTCGGATATGCAACTAATCTTTGATCACGAGTATATGTTATGGAAATATAAATTTACAATTTCTtatccttttttgctcttttaATTACATTCTATACTGCACTAGTTACGTTCTACAATCTACATATATTGCTGGAATTTTAAACTACAAGGATATATAATATCACCTGAACTATGGTTCTCAGAGGCAGTCGATCATTTTGTGCAGCATGCACACATGCATCAAGCGATAGTTTCTCATAGTTCATGATTTTGCATAGCTTTCTTCGGTCATGCTCAGATAGTAAAGGATGAGTCTGTAGAGGAGAATAGTTTGTAAGTCGCTATAGTGAAATTTCTTCTATACTTCCAAGCATGTATGCTGCAGAAAATTATTAAGAACAAGATAATCTAGATGCAACCTTGAGGTAGGTGTCAATGGCTCTGTACAATCCATCATGACAATGCCTTGCATTTTCTGACAGTGAGTTGGCTAAAGTTTGAAACTTGGTGATCGAAAGATTTGGATCTCTTGCAAGTTCAGCTAGGTAATTGTCTATGAGTTTACACACATTAGAATTCCCAATTCTATGTTGCTGCTGTTGCTGTTCAAACAGTGAGTAGTATTCAAGGAGCCTTTGCACTACTTCTATGTCATGCATAGTGCGTTCTTCTTGTGTACTGAGGAGCAAGAATATAACAGGTTAGTGAATTTGATGTGTTTTGGAGACTTGTATTTGCTATTTGTTGAGCTTGTAAGAACAATACTTACTTTGGCAAGTTCCCTCGGTCAATATATGTACAGTTAGGAATTAAAATATCAATCACATTGGCATCCTCCAACACCATTCCGATTCTTTTCTCTAGTTCTGAAATCAAAGCTGGTGATGCCGAATACACCCTTGCCATCTTTAGCATCTGCAACAAGAACCTGCACGAAACTGCTTCTCTTTGTGGAGGAACAATGCTTAGTAGGCTTTCAATAATAGCTTTATGTTCTTTGCTGCGTACAATTCCAAGTTCATCTTTCCTACCGCTCAAAATACTTACTTGCTGGTCACTTTTGTCCTGTGTATATTCTCCGAGTCCTGGGGCCATTTCAGTGCCTGGTAACCACTTTCTTGCATACTGCTCAATGCTTTGACCTATAGTCTCCGGCTTTATCATACCTTTGGCTCTTATTGCAGTTATAATTCTCGTGAAATAGTCTATACGAAGTGCAGCTAAATCATTTAACCACGACCCATCCTCACTGACTGTATCTCCTACTATGTTCTCTCTGGAGAGTTTCCGAGCTACCGAGTCACAGCACCGTCTCACAATTTGTAGATTTTCAGCCCATGGCGAGAGACTCTCGCAAGTTTTGAGAACAGCCAGTGACTCTTTCCATGACAAAAGGACTACAAATGTGAGGAAGGACTCTGTCTTGCAAATGAGGTTTCCATCTTCGAATTCCTCTGTCATTTCCAAAAACTCTGATGCACATCTCAATGGGGCTACATTACTTGAGTTCAGGTCTACTGGGAAACCATAACAGTATTTGAGAACCATTTCGAATGCTTTCGATCCACCTGGGAAGTTCTCGAGTTCTAGGTCATATCCTTTCTGGGTTGAGATTGAAGATTCAAGTTCCTTTCGGCCTATGTAGCCACATTTTGAAATCAATGTATACTGTTTCAAGAAagatttgggggggggggggggggggggaagagGTGAGCTTACATCTTTCATCATTGGGCAACTAGAATGAGCTACACTGAAATTTTAGATGGAAATTTTTGAGAAATAGAAATGCAATTTCTTTGTTAGCTTGTTCAATCTTGATCATTTTGGTTGATTGACCTCAAGAACTCTTTTGCCGCATTTAATGTTTAATGTATTATGGAACCAAAGTTTGAACTTATTTGCATAGAGGTAGTTACCTTGTGAACATGGAAGGTGATCTCTTGTACTTTAATTTTCAAATCTGTTGGGATCTGAGTGGTGATAAAcctgcaaagggaagaaacagaGATTGTATTTAAACTAAGTCTTCAGGTAGTAGAAGGCCAATATTCCCCGCAAGATTCTTAAATGAACTCAAGGTTCTACCATGCTTGATCTTTCCTATTGATGCACTCAGCTTCAGTGATGAGTTTGTTTGGAATCACGATCCTCTGGTCATGAACCTGCTTGGCTCCATCTGAATCGCTCTCTGGATTTGGCGTTCCAGTAAGAGACGTCATGTTGCTGTATGTCTGTTGGTACTCACTGTTTGTCATATTATGATCTCTCTTTCTTTGTCTCTGATGGATTTGGATTTGGATTTGGATTTGGTTTGAAGCGGAGAAAATAAATGCAAGAGAAGCAAGTATGTGGCTGTGATGAGAGGCATCTATCTAAGAGGGTCCATAGAAATGCTCATTCATTTGTTGTAACAATTTGAGAGACAGTGGTGGGAGATTGATATTGTGCTCATTTATGAGGGAGATGAGGAATGCTGGGTATGATATCACCATATTTCCCTTCCATCCACCTCCACCCCAATCGATGTGTACTATATAATTAGGA
This region of Cucumis melo cultivar AY chromosome 7, USDA_Cmelo_AY_1.0, whole genome shotgun sequence genomic DNA includes:
- the LOC103495786 gene encoding BTB/POZ domain-containing protein DOT3, which produces MTNSEYQQTYSNMTSLTGTPNPESDSDGAKQVHDQRIVIPNKLITEAECINRKDQAWFITTQIPTDLKIKVQEITFHVHKYTLISKCGYIGRKELESSISTQKGYDLELENFPGGSKAFEMVLKYCYGFPVDLNSSNVAPLRCASEFLEMTEEFEDGNLICKTESFLTFVVLLSWKESLAVLKTCESLSPWAENLQIVRRCCDSVARKLSRENIVGDTVSEDGSWLNDLAALRIDYFTRIITAIRAKGMIKPETIGQSIEQYARKWLPGTEMAPGLGEYTQDKSDQQVSILSGRKDELGIVRSKEHKAIIESLLSIVPPQREAVSCRFLLQMLKMARVYSASPALISELEKRIGMVLEDANVIDILIPNCTYIDRGNLPNTQEERTMHDIEVVQRLLEYYSLFEQQQQQHRIGNSNVCKLIDNYLAELARDPNLSITKFQTLANSLSENARHCHDGLYRAIDTYLKTHPLLSEHDRRKLCKIMNYEKLSLDACVHAAQNDRLPLRTIVQVLFSEQVKMRSAMQEKEKAPSSDSDHDGNHLSTEREIKNLKTELESVKAQMAELQSDYSELQQEYEKISNKQKNVAGWGFGWMKIKNSFHTRVDGDEPAHLRPSRTSSRMSLRRRLSMT